A stretch of Paenibacillus mucilaginosus 3016 DNA encodes these proteins:
- a CDS encoding spore germination protein produces the protein MNKGAVGRGEEKEKEKENGKEKEPRLSVNLAENVDTIKRAFSYPVNRALVVRELFAASLQREVTVLFLEGATDTESIESQIIQPLVTKTLTLLRHHNAVTVTMEEILTSSSVRTTSLFQDLIHGLVNGGTILLIQGEAQGLTMDTPGFQSRSITEPQVEHVLKGPKEAFIESAAANRSLIRKQVRDHQLMSEVVTVGERSMNEVSLMYIKNLADPDLVTEVKQRISEIQADTVPNLSMLEQHIEERSYSLIPTALLTERPDRASSFLMEGHVILIMENSPTAMVVPITFWSLFHTPEDQYLRWAYGNFIRIVRIFAVFVALLTPSLYIAVSTFHEEMLPTDLLLAIGATRERVPFPALIEVLLMEAAFELVREAAVRIPTIIGPTIGIVGALILGQAAVEANIVSPILVIIVAMTGISSFTIPEISFNFAVRILRFIILFTASFMGFFGIALTLTCVISYMVSFKSFGVPFLTPLSPHDRSSKDLIVRPPVWKQWLRPFYTNPQDKQRKKKPEGPS, from the coding sequence ATGAACAAAGGCGCTGTGGGCCGCGGGGAAGAAAAAGAAAAAGAAAAAGAAAATGGTAAAGAAAAAGAACCGCGGCTTTCCGTGAATCTGGCCGAAAACGTCGACACGATCAAACGGGCCTTTTCCTATCCCGTCAATAGAGCCTTGGTGGTCAGGGAGCTGTTCGCCGCGTCACTTCAACGGGAAGTGACCGTATTGTTCCTCGAAGGGGCGACGGATACCGAAAGCATTGAATCCCAGATCATTCAGCCGCTGGTAACGAAGACGCTGACGCTCCTGCGGCATCATAACGCAGTAACCGTCACCATGGAGGAGATTCTTACAAGCTCCTCCGTCCGGACGACGTCCCTGTTTCAAGATTTGATTCACGGTCTGGTTAACGGCGGCACGATCCTGCTGATCCAGGGCGAAGCCCAGGGATTGACCATGGATACGCCGGGCTTCCAGTCCCGGTCGATCACCGAGCCGCAGGTCGAGCACGTGCTTAAGGGTCCGAAGGAAGCGTTCATCGAATCCGCCGCCGCCAACCGTTCCCTGATCCGCAAGCAGGTGAGAGACCATCAGCTGATGTCCGAAGTGGTCACCGTGGGCGAGCGTTCGATGAACGAGGTCTCCCTCATGTACATCAAGAACTTGGCGGACCCCGATCTCGTGACGGAAGTCAAACAGAGGATCTCCGAGATTCAGGCCGACACGGTGCCCAACCTTTCCATGCTGGAGCAGCATATCGAAGAAAGGTCCTATTCTCTGATCCCGACCGCACTGCTGACCGAGCGGCCGGACCGGGCCTCTTCTTTCCTGATGGAAGGCCATGTCATTCTGATAATGGAAAATTCTCCGACGGCGATGGTTGTCCCGATCACCTTCTGGTCGCTCTTTCATACGCCGGAGGATCAATATTTGCGGTGGGCTTACGGCAACTTTATCCGCATTGTCCGCATTTTTGCCGTCTTCGTGGCCCTGCTTACCCCATCCCTGTACATAGCCGTAAGCACGTTTCATGAAGAGATGCTGCCCACGGATCTGCTTCTGGCCATTGGAGCGACAAGGGAGCGGGTGCCCTTCCCTGCTTTGATCGAGGTGCTTCTCATGGAAGCCGCCTTCGAGCTCGTGCGGGAAGCGGCCGTCCGGATCCCGACGATCATCGGTCCGACGATTGGGATCGTAGGAGCGCTGATTCTCGGACAAGCCGCCGTGGAAGCGAACATCGTAAGTCCGATATTGGTCATTATCGTGGCCATGACCGGCATCTCGTCCTTTACGATTCCGGAGATCTCCTTTAACTTTGCCGTCCGTATTCTTCGCTTCATCATACTGTTCACTGCTTCCTTCATGGGCTTCTTCGGGATCGCGCTGACGTTAACCTGCGTCATCTCCTACATGGTTTCGTTCAAATCGTTCGGGGTGCCCTTCCTTACACCGCTCTCACCGCATGACCGCTCTTCCAAGGATCTGATCGTGCGGCCTCCCGTGTGGAAGCAATGGCTGCGTCCGTTCTATACCAACCCGCAGGACAAGCAGAGGAAGAAAAAACCGGAGGGACCTTCGTAA
- a CDS encoding aldo/keto reductase, with translation MKYTVLGQSGLLVSRLAFGAMTFGTGNMPSIYKVDESGAQELVDRALDAGINFFDTADGYADGQSEEMLGRLLGSRRSETVIATKGGFRVGQGLVQAGLSRKHLFAACEASLRRLGTDYIDLYIVHKTDPHTPLEETLEALNDLVRQGKVRYIGYSNWPAWLAAQAVTIQRERRWASFINGQVYYSLIGRDIEHETVPFAVRSKVGLTVWGPLAGGFLSGKYTRENLKDEQNRLSGFDFLPHDKEWGFQVLDTVRELAEGYGATPAQVSLAWLLAQPHVSSVLVGSSKLTQLEDNLRAAELQLSGADLERLNELTRPAALYPNWFSAATQDTQVEEALRR, from the coding sequence GTGAAGTACACGGTATTGGGGCAGTCCGGCCTGCTGGTTTCGAGGCTTGCCTTCGGAGCGATGACCTTCGGCACAGGGAACATGCCCAGCATCTACAAGGTGGACGAGAGCGGCGCACAGGAGCTCGTAGACCGCGCCCTGGACGCGGGGATCAACTTCTTCGATACGGCGGACGGGTATGCGGACGGACAAAGCGAGGAGATGCTCGGGCGCCTGCTCGGCTCCCGGCGCAGCGAAACCGTCATCGCCACCAAGGGCGGCTTCCGCGTAGGGCAGGGGCTCGTGCAGGCCGGTTTATCCCGCAAGCATCTGTTCGCTGCCTGCGAAGCCAGCCTGCGCCGCCTGGGTACGGATTACATTGATCTTTACATCGTACATAAGACCGATCCCCACACGCCGCTCGAGGAAACCCTGGAGGCACTGAACGACCTTGTCCGTCAGGGGAAGGTCCGCTATATCGGCTACTCGAATTGGCCGGCCTGGCTGGCGGCGCAGGCCGTCACGATCCAGCGGGAACGCCGGTGGGCTTCCTTCATCAACGGACAGGTGTACTACTCCCTGATCGGCCGGGATATCGAGCATGAGACGGTTCCTTTCGCGGTCCGCAGCAAGGTCGGCCTGACCGTCTGGGGGCCGCTGGCCGGCGGCTTCCTCAGCGGCAAGTACACCCGGGAGAACCTGAAGGACGAACAGAACCGGCTCAGCGGCTTTGATTTTCTTCCGCACGACAAGGAATGGGGATTCCAGGTTCTGGATACCGTCCGTGAGCTGGCCGAAGGCTACGGCGCCACCCCGGCCCAGGTCTCGCTGGCCTGGCTGCTGGCCCAGCCCCATGTCAGCAGCGTATTGGTCGGCTCCAGCAAGCTTACCCAGCTCGAGGACAACCTCCGCGCGGCCGAGCTGCAGCTGAGCGGCGCCGACCTCGAGCGGCTGAATGAGCTGACGAGGCCGGCCGCCCTCTATCCGAACTGGTTCTCGGCCGCTACGCAGGACACCCAGGTCGAAGAAGCGTTACGAAGATAG